One Vanessa cardui chromosome 4, ilVanCard2.1, whole genome shotgun sequence genomic window carries:
- the LOC124544189 gene encoding carbonic anhydrase-related protein 10-like, whose product MYNLLGAATASAILQILLSYTAVSGVSWEEWWTYDGISGPAFWGLINPEWSLCNKGRRQSPVNLEPEKLLFDPNLRFLHIDKHRINGLISNTGHSVIFTVENETRHHINITGGPLSYKYQFHEIHIHYGLHDQFGSEHAINGYSFPAEIQIFGFNSQLYSNFSEALHKAQGIVSISLLLQLGDLSNPELRILTEELENIKYGGAEMPVNRLSVRGLLPDTDYYMTYDGSTTAPACYETVTWIIINKPIYITKQQLHALRRLMQGDARHPKAPLGNNFRPPQPLHHRAVRTNIDFDLSKYPGKTCPSMHRDMHYKAKSWTQY is encoded by the exons ATGTACAACCTCCTTGGTGCGGCAACAGCGTCGGCAATACTGCAAATTTTACTCTCTTATACAG CCGTCAGCGGCGTCAGCTGGGAGGAATGGTGGACCTACGACGGTATTTCAG GTCCAGCGTTCTGGGGTCTTATCAACCCCGAGTGGTCGCTATGCAACAAGGGGCGCAGGCAGTCCCCGGTGAACCTCGAACCGGAAAAGCTGCTATTCGATCCCAATCTTCGATTTCTGCATATAGATAAACATAGA ATTAACGGTCTGATCAGCAACACTGGTCATTCGGTCATCTTCACCGTGGAGAACGAGACTCGTCATCATATCAACATCACCGGCGGACCTCTCTCCTACAAATATCAATTTCATGAGATTCACATACACTATGGACTGCACGATCAATTTGGATCTGAGCATGCTATCAACGGATATTCGTTCCCTGCCGAG ATTCAAATATTTGGTTTCAATTCACAGCTCTATTCGAATTTCTCAGAAGCTCTACACAAAGCTCAAGGAATTGTATCAATATCTTTACTACTACAG CTCGGCGATTTGTCAAATCCAGAACTGAGAATATTAACAGAGgaattagaaaatataaaatatggag gGGCAGAAATGCCAGTCAACCGTCTGTCTGTCCGAGGGTTACTGCCCGACACGGACTATTATATGACATACGACGGCTCCACCACTGCGCCCGCCTGCTACGAGACTGTTACATGGATCATTATTAACAAACCCATTTACATCACTAAGCAGCAG CTGCATGCCCTACGGCGATTGATGCAAGGCGACGCGAGGCACCCAAAAGCCCCGCTAGGAAACAACTTCAGACCTCCTCAACCGCTGCACCACCGGGCAGTCAGGACTAACATTGACTTTGATCTTAGCAAG TATCCTGGTAAGACTTGTCCCAGCATGCATCGAGATATGCATTACAAAg CTAAAAGCTGGACACAGTATTGA